The window GCGCAATGATGAAGAGCGCCGCCCCCGTGGTCCCCGTCGCGATGACCGCGGCGGCCGTCCCGGTGGCAACGACCGTCCTCCAGCACGCGGTCCGCGTCGTCCCGTGGGTGGCAATGCCGCTCCCGCGGATGGCAGTGACAAGCCTGTTGAAGCCGCAGGTGCAGCAGCCGCTGCACCGAAATCTACCGTTCAGCGCGTCCGCAAAGTAGCCGCGCCTGCTGCACCTGGTGCAGCTGACGGTAAAGGAGAATAAACATGTTGCAACCCGCGCGGCGCAAGTACCGCAAAGAGCAAAAAGGCCGTAACACCGGCATCGCAACCCGGGGCAGCTCGGTCGCGTTCGGTGACTTCGGTCTGAAGTGCACGGACCGTGGCCGTCTGACGGCCCGCCAGATCGAAGCCGCACGTCGTGCGATTTCCCGTCACGTGAAGCGTGGCGGCCGCATCTGGATCCGTGTGTTCCCCGACAAGCCGATTTCCCAGAAACCTGCTGAAGTGCGGATGGGTAACGGCAAGGGCAACCCAGAGTACTACGTGGCTGAAATCCAGCCGGGCAAGATCGTGTTCGAAATCGTCGGCGTCCCCGAAGAACTCGCACGTGAAGCCTTCCGTCTGGCTGCCGCCAAGCTGCCCCTGCGTACCACGTTCGTGGCCCGCATGGTCGGTCAGTAATCAGGAGCTACAGCAATGAAAACGACTGAACTGCGTCAAAAAGACGTTGCCGGCCTGCAAAACGAAGTCAAGGAGCTGCAAAAGGCCCACTTTGGCCTGCGTATGCAAAAAGCCACGCAACAACTCAACAACACGGCCACGCTGCGCTCCACGCGCCGCGCCATTGCCCGCGCCAAGACCATTCTTGGCGAGAAGCAAGCGGCCGAAAAGTCCGCCAAATAAGGAGCGATAAATGACGGAAGCTAAAAAATCCCTCAAGCGCACCTTGATTGGCAAGGTTGTCAGCGACAAGCGCGCGAAGACGGTCACGGTGCTCATCGAGCGCCGCGTCAAGCACGAGCTGTACGGCAAGATCGTCGGCAAGTCGAGCAAGTACCACGCCCATGACGAAAAGGGCGA of the Rhodoferax koreense genome contains:
- the rpsQ gene encoding 30S ribosomal protein S17 — protein: MTEAKKSLKRTLIGKVVSDKRAKTVTVLIERRVKHELYGKIVGKSSKYHAHDEKGEYKLGDTIEITESRPISKTKNWVASRLVQKAIVD
- the rplP gene encoding 50S ribosomal protein L16; translated protein: MLQPARRKYRKEQKGRNTGIATRGSSVAFGDFGLKCTDRGRLTARQIEAARRAISRHVKRGGRIWIRVFPDKPISQKPAEVRMGNGKGNPEYYVAEIQPGKIVFEIVGVPEELAREAFRLAAAKLPLRTTFVARMVGQ
- the rpmC gene encoding 50S ribosomal protein L29, whose amino-acid sequence is MKTTELRQKDVAGLQNEVKELQKAHFGLRMQKATQQLNNTATLRSTRRAIARAKTILGEKQAAEKSAK